In a genomic window of Mus pahari unplaced genomic scaffold, PAHARI_EIJ_v1.1 scaffold_11275_1, whole genome shotgun sequence:
- the LOC110314670 gene encoding olfactory receptor 13A1-like, with product MHWVTHSQMATNNYTTVVEFVLQGLSEDPGLQALFLSFFLLLYILALAGNTLIIIAISLNPRLHTPMYFFLANLAMLDIVCTSTVLPRLLEGLVGKSSHISYEGCMTQLFFVTWVLGAELLLLTSMAYDRYVAICRPLHYNTLMSWPICVLLAAFVWVIGIANTSVQTGLMVRLNFCGPNQIRHFLCEVPTLLLLSCSPTTLNNVMIVIADVYFGVVNFLLTMISYSFIIANILRIRSTEGKKRAFSTCSAHLVVVVLYYSTVIYTYLQPGSGSSLENSKVVTILYTAVSPTLNPVIYSLRNRDVKVALKKLFPCFH from the exons ATGCACTGGGT GACTCACTCTCAAATGGCAACAAACAACTACACAACTGTGGTGGAGTTCGTCCTGCAGGGACTCTCTGAGGACCCTGGGCTCCAGGCTCTCTTCTTGtcctttttcttgcttctttacaTTCTGGCTCTTGCAGGAAACACCCTCATCATCATAGCCATTAGCCTCAACCCAAGACTTCACAcccccatgtatttcttccttgCAAACCTGGCCATGTTGGACATAGTCTGTACATCCACTGTTCTTCCCAGGCTCCTGGAGGGTTTGGTGGGTAAGAGCAGTCACATATCTTATGAAGGATGCATGACCCAACTCTTCTTCGTGACTTGGGTTCTAGGGGCTGAGTTGCTGCTGCTTACttccatggcctatgaccgctatgtggccatctgccgCCCACTGCACTACAACACGCTGATGAGCTGGCCCATCTGTGTCCTGCTCGCAGCTTTTGTGTGGGTGATTGGCATAGCCAACACATCTGTGCAAACTGGCCTGATGGTTCGACTCAATTTCTGTGGCCCCAACCAAATTCGTCACTTCTTATGTGAAGTCCCAACACTGCTGCTTCTATCTTGCAGCCCAACTACCCTTAACAACGTCATGATTGTCATCGCAGATGTTTATTTTGGTGTGGTCAACTTTCTGTTGACTATGATATCCTACAGCTTCATCATTGCAAACATCCTACGCATCCGTTCCACAGAGGGCAAGAAGCGAGCCTTCTCCACCTGCTCTGCCCACCTGGTGGTGGTTGTCCTGTACTACTCCACTGTCATTTATACCTATTTGCAACCTGGCTCCGGATCCTCCTTGGAGAATAGCAAGGTTGTTACCATATTGTACACAGCAGTCAGCCCTACCTTGAATCCGGTCATTTATTCTCTGAGAAACAGGGATGTCAAGGTAGCCCTCAAAAAGTTATTTCCCTGCTTCCATTGA